Genomic DNA from Nitratidesulfovibrio vulgaris str. Hildenborough:
CTCTTGCGCAGGATTTGCGAACCATCATCGCCACGATGCGCATCTCGAACGATGTGGAACGTATCGCCGACGAGGCTGCCAATGTCGCAGAGCGCGCCTTGCCGCTGGTGTCGCTGCCTGTGTTGCCTTTCGGTGACCTCTTCACGCCTTTTGCTGAAAGCGTGCTCGCGCAGGTGCGTTTTGCGTGCGCAGCTGTCCGCGATATGGACCCCGATGCCGCGCAACGCCTTCGTGACATGGATGAGGAGGTCGACTTCGGTCTGTATGAACTCTCCACGGCTGTCGTCGCCTTCATGAAAGAGAATCCTGAAGCCATGGAACGGGCGTTGTCGTTCCTTATCATGGCGCGACGCCTTGAACGCATCGCCGACCTTGCGACCAACATCGGTGAAAGCGTCTACTTCGCTGTGCGCGGCATCAATGCCAAACACGCCAGCGTTGAATGCGTGGAGTAGCGGCGACGCGGGTGTGCGTTTTCTGTGTGCGTTGACGAGAGTCTCGCAACATGGCGTTGTTGATAGATGTGTGAATGAAATCAGCCCCCGTCCCGGAGATGACGTCTCCGTGGCGGGGGCTTGGTTTGCTACGTTCTAGGACGTTCCCGCAAAGAAAAGCAGATGCGATGAGTGGATGAATACTTTAAAAGACCCCGGAAACATTCGTGTTTCCGGGGTCTTGCATTCTGTATGGCGGAGAGGGTGTCCGCTAAACATGGTTTATAGTTGTCTGTTTTAGCTTGATTTTGATGTTTTGTATTTTGGTAGTTGCCCCCAAGGTTGCCCCATAAGGGTGGTGACTTCTGTAGCCTTCGTGCTTGTGGCTATGTCGGTCTCCTTGCTGGTGGTTGATGACGCGTTGCAACCTCATCGCTATCCCAACGGAGTAAAGCATGGCCACTTCCTTTTGAAGGGCCAACTGTCAGGTAATAACAAGATTAAATCACCAGACGCAGCCGTGGTGTGCATCCATATCGGCTCTTGCCTTCGCCCTTGCTATTGGGGTAATCCACTCATTGATGTTCAATCGTTCTTCCTAGAAGTGTGAGCCTATTGCTTTGCGGCGTCGCGGCTCCTCCTCTGGGGTTCGCCTTCGGTCTTGGTAGGCCGGGCGAAGCGCATCAGGTCGCAGGAAGGGTGAGTATGGGCCGGACGCAACGATATGTGGAGATTCCTCCCGATGCTGGAAGGGGCAGCGTTGCCGCTGCCATGAAGCCTTCCGGTGTCGCTGTCGTTAGCTCGTTGCCTCTCGGTCTGTGTTGTTGTCGGTAGAACGAATCGCCCCCGTGCTGTGTGTCAGCTCGGGGGCGTTTTTTTGCGGGAGATGGCAATGAGTTGTTCTTGTAGAGGGCAGGGGCTCTTAGCTTGGCTTTACATGGGAATCGCGGGGGTCTTCATTTTGATGGTGCCGTGCAATGTACGGGCTGGAAGCTCTCCGCAGCCCTATGTGCTGTGCCGCGCGCATAAAGTCCCTCTTAAAGGTATGCCCGACTTCTATGGCGTAAAAATTCTCGTGACCACCAAGGCTCGCGATATGTCGACCATGTCCATGGAGCAGTTGGCTGCAACGGCCTACTCGGCAATGGAATATTTCAATGCGGGTGAATACGCCGATGCCTTGTTGGTCAATGTGCTGCTCACTCCTAGCTGTGCAGATACGGGCCTGTCGATCGCCCGTGCTCAAGTGGGCGAAGGTCGACGAATAGTCTCTGCGGCCCGAAAGTCATGCGGCCCTAGCGCCGCCATGCTTTGTGTCGCGGATGCTGTTGCCAGGGCTAAGCGTGGTTCCGCGCGGATGACTTCAGATGCCGATTACGCCAAGGCTGCCACGGTCTGCAAGGTGTCTGCTCGTGCTGCGAAGGATGTTCATCTCGCTTTGGCAGAATATGCACTGCATGAGGACTACTATGAAGTCACGGAGAACATTTTGCCTAAAAGTCCGAGTAAATAGAAGTTGATGCTGGAGGCGTGAGGCTATGAAGAGAAGAACGGCTGAACTGATAAGGATACTGCAAGGTAGAAAAATGCTTACCCATATGAATATAATGATAGGCAATGCTCGTCACTGTTTAGTTAACTGGATTAGCCAGAATAGCTCTCTGTGCGCTCTTCGGGATTTAAATTTTGAAGTTAGCTTTCCTTACTGTGTACAGTATGCGCAGGCTCTGTATATATTGAGGTATTATCCAGCATATTTTGCTGAGAACTATATGCTTTACACAACATTGAGTGAGATGGGGTGCCGTCGGCCTGATATCGCGTCGATTGGCTGCGGAAGCATGGTTGATGGCGCAGCTGCAAGCTATGTTTTTGATTCATTTACGTATCATGGGTATGATTTGAATGACTGGAGCTTTAAGGGATTAACTCCTAATGGTGGTTCTGTCATCTTCCACAATGGAGATGTGTTTAGCGAGACGTCATGGGATGTTGAGCGTGATGTCTTTTGTTTTTCAAGGTCGCTGCGTGATATTGGAGATAATATTGATGGATTGAGGTGTGCCGTTGAGTCAACTGATTTTAAATATGATAATATTTATATATGTGCGACTTACAATAGCGCACCGGATGAGATAAGAAGGTCTCACAGGGGCATGTTAAGGCGTTTTGCTTCATTTTTTGAAGACTACGATATTATAAATGAGGACTATTGGGATTCAGGTAGATTGTCTAAAAGAGGAAGAGCGATAAGGAGTCATCTTGATTGGTGGGTTCACAGCGAGTCTAGCTTTTGTTCTTCACTTCTTTCTAGGTGTAGAGATATGTTGTCGGATGGGTGCGCTACTTCTGATTGCGAAACGAACTTACAGAAAAAACCTATTTTAAATGTCACAGAGCTTGGATTTGAGGTGTTACATCTTTTACGCAGATGAGGACGTTCATGACCTTCAAGAATGACGTCGATGGGTGTTCATATCCTGGCATATTGTCTGCGAGTAGGTCTACGGATATACCAGCATTCTATGCAGAATGGTTCTCGAGAAGGCTACGAGATGGGTATGTTGTTTGGAAAAGTCCTTTTAACCAAAAGTGTTACTCTGTTTGTTTTGAAAAAGCAGGTGGCATTGTCTTTTGGACCAAGAACCCTAAGCCTCTAATGCCTTTTTTGGACGAGGTTTCAGAGCTTGGCTATGACTATTACTTTCAGTTTACGGTCAATGACTATGAGAGTGAAGGTTTTGAGCCGAATGTACCTCCCCTTGATGAGCGGATAGAGACGTTTCGCAGCTTGTCGCAAAAACTGGGCAAGGAGCGAGTCATCTGGCGCTTCGATCCCATTTGCTTGACCCGTGAGCTTGACGTCGAAGGTATCATGGCTCGGCTACGTTCTATCGGGGAGTGCTTGAAGGGGTATACTGAACAGCTTGTCATCAGTTTTGTGGACGTCCATGCGTACACGAAGGTGCAACGTAACATCAAAACAGCAGACGGCTTTTGCCTTCGAGAGCCTAGCATGGAAGAGCAGGATGAATTGGCAAGGCGCATTTCGTCCTACGCAAAAGAGATTGGCGTATCGCCTTCAGCGTGCGGCGAACGTAGGTCTTTTGCACATTTTGGCATTCTTCCTAACAAGTGCATAGATGGCGAGTTGTTCAAGAGAATATGCCGGAAAGGCAACATAAAACTTCAAAAGCATCTGGGAACGTACATCGATCAATACTCGCTCCTGTCTCCGCAAAAGAAAGACGTTACCCTGTGCAAGGACAAGGGGCAGCGTAAAGAATGTGGATGCGTCGAGAGCAAAGATATAGGAATGTACAATACGTGCAACCATATGTGCGTGTACTGCTATGCGAATACATCGCAGCGTGTGGTCGAAAAGAACCGGGTACTGCATGATGTCAATGGAGAATCGCTCATCCCTACGTCGAGAACGGTGGAGGAGTAGCTTCGTGCCATGATATTTCGGCGTGATGGAAGTTGTTTTGATGAGCCTTGAGATTCTGCTCCTCATTGGCATTGTGGCCGGGGCCATCGGCTATCGTGTGGCCAACGGCAAGGGCCGGGATGGGCTTGTCTGGGGCATGCTGTGCTTCTTCATCCCCATTCTGGTGCTGCTGCTTCTGATTCTCGGCCCCGGCAGCGGTGTACCTCCGGGCTACCGCCGTTGTCCGCATTGCGCCGAACCCATCCACAAGGCCGCCAACGTGTGCCGCCACTGCCGAGGCGAGGTCACACCGGTGCAGCAGAGCACAGGCCATGCAACGCGCCCCTGCCCGCACTGCGGCGCAGACATGGACAACGACGCGCGCGTTTGTACATCGTGTGGCAAGAGCGTGTCGTTCTAGCTGGTATCGCACCTGTCAGACCAGACACACAAAAGCCCCCGCATCGGGGGCTTTTGCATTACTCGGCATCTGCGTGGGCGGCTCGTTGTTCGCGTCGCCAGTCCCACGGGGGTTGCGGCATCCCTGCGGCCCATAGGCCGCGTTGCGCGAGAGCTGCACGTATGGTCACCACTACCCACTCCACGCAAGGGAAGATGGCTTGGCAGTACTGCGGGTACACCCACGCCTGACCCGCGTCGAGCATGGCTGCGTTGACATCGACGTCTCCGTGCTGCACCCGCCCCACCACGCGACCGTATCGGTCGGTGTCCATCGTCCGCACGTCGATCGTCCCCCCATCCGCGAGCATCTCGCGCAGGTAGTCGCGGGCCTCTGGCCCGCCGGGCTGTGCAAGCTCCGGGGCGTCCACACCATAGAGCCGTACCTTGACGACGTCACCGCTCGTGCGGCGGACGGTGAGCGTGTCACCATCGTGCACACGAAGTACGACGCCGGGCCACGCATAGACCAGCGAGGGACAGGTGAGCAGGGCGCAGAGGAGGGCGGCGCGAATGAGCATACGCTTCCTATACAGCAGCATGTGGGGCGTGACCATATCCGTGGCAGCGAAGGTCAGACGTTCATCAGGTTGAGCATGCTTTGCTGCGGTGGGAGATCTTATGAGGTGTCGGAAGCGCTCATGAACTGGAGGGTGCTTTTTCCTCGTAGTTGCAATTAGCTGTTTTTCATCCATTTTTTTATGAGCGTAAATTTTTTTAAGAAAAAATACAGTCAATAAAAACAGGTTGTTAAAAAAACGAAGTGTCGATTTTGAATGGCTTTTCGCAGAATCTATGGACCGTGTGCAAGGGTTGTGGGGGGGGCGCACGACTGTTAAATGCTATTTGTCTCGGCATCATGTAGCGCAGTCCCCCAAAAGGAGGGTGCATGACTAAAGCAGACATTCTCGTGTTTGTGAACGTCGCGCACGCAGTCATCGTCTGGGCTTTGAGTAGAGCCTAGCAAAAAAGCCGACGGCCTCCCCGCGAAAGCGAGAAGGCCGCCAAGTCTGAAGCGGGTCGATGCCGTACAGTAGCTACAGACCCGGAAAGGACACAGAGCTGGTACCTCTGTGTCCTTTCCCTTTATGGCACTGCACCTATTGAGGCAACAGATTTTCGGCATTATTTGCCGTTTTTTCGAGGCAAAACCCTACACCGGATAGCTCACTTCCACGACCTCCAGCGCTTCGAAGGTGGATGAGGATTCAACCATCGCTTTAAGTTCTGCCCGGCGCATAGCCAGCTTCTGCCGGGCATACTCAAGCCCGGTGAGATCGGTAGCAGCGAGCAACGCCGCTTCCACGGCCACCGTGGTGGGGGTGGGGTCGGAGAGGGCGATTACTCCAGCAAGGGCCGCATCGTGTCCGGCCCGGATGGCAGCCAGCTTCGTGGCCTTGGCCTGTTCCAGCGTCAGGGGCGGGGGCGGCGCATCGGCAGCGGCACGGGCCGACTCCCACGCGGCGAGGGCTGGCACAACCAGCACGTCATACTCGGTCTGTGTCACCGGGGTGTTCGGCGTGCCGTCGTTATGTTCCACCCACCCGGTGCGCCCATCCCACTGGATGGCATGCACGTGCCCCGGCAGGGTGAGGCTCACGTTGAGGCCCCGCCCGTCCACGATGACGAGGCTGTCGGCGGGAACGATGGTCACTCTAGGCATGGGGCACCTCCTGGAGGGCGATGGTGCGAGAATGTGCGGTCGCGCCCGCTGCGTTGTCTGCGCCGAGGGCGGCAAGGGTGATGGCCTGCGACGCCTCTGCCGCACGCACCATCTCGTTGCGCAGCGATTCGGTAGCCGCCGCGCCCTGCCGCACCTGCTGTGCGTTCTCGATGAGCAGCACGGGCAGCCACGCCAGCGAGCATCCCCACTCGTCGATGTCCGCCCCGGTCTGCGGGTGCGTGCCGCGCAACTGCGTGAACAGGGCGCAGTCCAGTTGTCTGCATTCGACAAATCCCGCGAGCGGGCACAGGTTCTTGCGTTGCATCTGCATGGCTAATCCTTTCTGGCGATGATGACGTCGACGTAGGCGAGGCGCAGGTCGAGGCCGTGTGAGTGTGAACCGTTGCCGCCAACGTAGTCCGTATACCGCGTGGCGTTACGTACGAACTTGGAACTAGAGGCAGGAGGCACGTCAGAGCTACCGCTCCAGTAGAAACCAACGCCAACGGCCTCGGCTGTTCCCCCGAAGTTAGAGTACCCCGCCAGAATACCCAACCTGTGACTTGGCATCTGCGAGGTTACCAGCGTCGTCGAGTCGACCATCGTACGGCTAAAAATAGAAGAGAATCCCGTGACGCCGCCGCTCCCCACCGCCCCGGACACCACCCGCAACGCCCTGTCATTTAACGTCACGTCCTTCGTCCACCCTGTAGGGGCCGTCGACTGCTGAAAGAGCATCCGCGTCCCGGAAGGGAAAGATGCCCCACCGCCAGCCTGTTTCCATGTGACAGGGCTGGCGCTGATCAACATCCAAAGGGTGTTGTCGTCGAGTTGCCGGGCCAATTTCCCTATGCCACTGGCATCGACGCCAATGCCCGCTTCGCGCGCAGATTGATTTGCGTACTCCCATGCGTACGGCACGTGCATGTTGTCTGCGCCAGTTAAAGCACCGTGTAGTGTAGACATCAAAATACTCCCATGAGTTGCGTGGGTTCTCCGCCCACAGTCACATATACGGGAACCTCAAGCCCTCCATCCATTGCTGTGATGGGGCGGATGGATCCAGAAGGTGTGTTGAGAGCAAAGTCCACATCGACAGTCTGTCCGTCGGCGGGGTGGCCTGTAGCTGTCACTGCGATACGGTAGGCAAAGCCGACCTCAAGGTTGCGCACGATGAATGACGGATCCGCTGTCGTTCCAGCGAGCCACCAAGCATTGCCTCCACTGCCAAGCTTGCGCACGAAGATGGACCAACGCATGGCATCACCACGCCACGCGAGTGACACAAGGCGTTTGGCCACAAGGTCCTCTGTGACCTGCATGAGGGTTGCCACCAGAGCTGTGACGCTCGGCAGCGTGGCGCTGGATGGGATGCTCGGCGGCTGGCCTTCGTCGGCGTATACGGCCTCGTCGTACTCCAGTGCCTCGATCTGCACCCGCATGTCTTGCGTGCGTGCGATGGAGAGCACGCGATACCATCGGGCGTTGCGTCCAAGCTCTCCCACTGTCACCGTGGCTGTTTCGGACGGGGCGAATTGAAGGGGGGCAGCAAGGTGCAAGGTGCTCGTGGAGGTGTGTTGCGAGACAGGAGCGAGGGTAACCGACTCGTGGAGCTCGTTGCCTGTGTCCGCGCATTGCCGGTCTACATGCCGAACAAGTACTTGATAGGTAGTTCCGGGTTCGAGGGTCACAGGCCTGTTGAGGGTGATTTCCGTGGGTGTGGCCGTGAGTACGCGTGCGGACTGTGTACGGTGCAGTAGATCATGTGCGATCTGGATGATGCGCCCGGGAGCGACGTGCGAGCCTAAGGCGTCGACATTGCATCGCAGGCTGATTGTGCGGGCCAGATACCGGTTGCATCTATCCATGTAGCGAGCCCAGCGGTATGCCTGTGCTTCCGTCGTGCAGGGATAGAGGGTTTCCTGCCGGATTCTCGGGGTACGGCCTGCAATGATCCCGTATTTTTCACCGGGGACGAAAAGCGTTTCCGGCCCGCGTTCGGGGTGGAACCATGTCACTTCCCAAGCATCGGCCCGGTCTGTCAGGGCTGCATACCCTACACCGCATGTGCCGTTGAGGATGTTGGCTGGCGTGACCAACAGTCCTTGATCGGGGAATTGTTCAGGTCTGTCGCTGATACACCCAATGCTGGTGCCACGAGGGAGGATGCGGAACCTTCCGAATCGACCGAGATAGGACGCCGCTGTTTCAAAGTTCATATCGGTGTCAAAGTACATCGCGCCTGTGATGCCTTTCTCGTCACACCACGCGGCTGCATCCGCAAAGTCTTGGAGCGCGACTTGCGACACTGGCCAAGCGACCCCGTAGCGGCGGTTTAGCAACAGGTCGAGTGCCATCCATGCGGGGTTGCTAGCAGGCCGGGAGACAGTTCCACCGTTACCGTCCGGCAGGGGCAGGGTAGAGCGCTCTGCTGTGCAAGTGACGGTGAAGGCGCTGCCGTTCAGCTGGTCGGTAGCCAGTGCCCGAACCGCGAAAAGAGCCATGTTGGGAAGCCGGAAATCATCAGGCACGATCTCGTGGCAGTATTCCCACCATGTATCGCTCATATGCCTCGTGTCGCTGGCGGGTGGAGTGTTGAAGCGGACTCGTACCTCGTAGTGGCCAGTTGGAACGGCATAACGCCAATAGCGACGGACTGCAGCGCGCTGGGATGCGGTGATGGTCTGCGTATCCAAGTGGGTCCAAGCCGTGGCTCCAATGACCCGGCATTCTATGTCGATGGTCACAGAGAGAGAATCAAGCCCGCCCTTGTCGTTGGCGTACCACAGCCCCTGCAAGCAGGATATGCCGATACCGATGCTCTGTGTGTTGTTCCCTGAGAGAGTGACAGTGTGCCAATTGGTGCTGATCTTCACTCCGACAGCCTGTTCACTCACAGCATCATTGAACGCAGGGATGACGCTCTGATCGGGCGTTCCCTGTCGGGTTTCGACGACGACTTCGGTGTAGTTGCCGATGGGGTTGCCATTGATTTTCACGTCGGAGATAGCATCAACAGGCCCCTCTCCTATGATGAAGAGCATGTTCAAGTACTGCTTATCACCGTCCGTGCTGATGAATTGCCCCGCCTTGAATGGGGCAAAGTTCTCCTTTCTACCGTACAGGATGGGGACAGGGCGTCCATTTTCGATGGGGTTGGTCGGTGCCCACCCATAGTTGGGTGACTCCTGCAGGGGGTCAGCTCCGATAGCGCGTCCGGATCCCACCCGGCCCGGAGGAAGTACGGCATTGATCGCGACGGCTCCCCCGACAGCCACGAGACCTCCTGCTATGGCGCCAGCCGTTCCCATCGCACCGGCCATGCCGATGGCCGCTTCGGCGGAGATGAGACCTGCGCTCATCATGCCCGACATGGCCCCTGATACGAGCCAGCCTCCTATGGCCGGGGCTGTGACCAGCAATGCAACCATGGCCACCGTCGCCAGTGGGTTTTTCCCTCCGCCTCCTCCCAAGGGGATGACGGTAGCAAGCACCGCATCACCGGGTTGCAGATCGTATATCTCCGCTTCGAAGAGCGTCAGCTTGCGGCCATTGATGGCAAACTGGATGTCGAAGGCCTCTGGGAGCTCGAATTCAGACGGGATGACTTCGGCAATGCGTAGTCCGGGGCGCCAAGCATGGTAGGCGCTATGCACATCAAGCGGATCGAGCCAGTTGAACGCTGTGGTTACAAGAACGCTAGCCGACTGCATCATAGCTCCAATACCCTGCCACGCGAGACGCATACGGTGCTTCGGTCACGGTTGAGGTGTGGACGCCAGCTTCATTGAGAATGTGAACGAAGCGCCCTCTGCCGATGTACGTCGCAAAATGGTTAACAGCGCGGACGGCTCGTGCATCATGGCGTAGCGCGACAATGCACGGGATGACCGGGCTACCAAGGTGGACCCATATTCTCCGTTCGCGTTGGGCCCTGAATTCACGCGCGATGGCAAGTAGCTGCTCAGGGTCATGATGGAAGTCCGGCAGCTCGACCCCGAATAAGCGGTGGGTTGCCATTACGAGTCCCCAACAGTCGAAGCGAGGCGTCCCTGTTGCGGGATCCAGTTCTCCACGCCCTCCCTTCGCGTAACGTGCAGTGTAGAGTTCGGTCAGGCTAAAGCACATAGTGTGCTCCTTTGCCGCAGAAGGGCACTCCGCCGAATAATTCGTTCCGGCCCGGATCGAGTGAGGCGGCGATTTCCCGGCATCGCGTCAGGGTGTGGTCGCATGTCCGCACGTGTGGGCAATCCTCCACTTGTCGCCACGTGCAGTAGTCGCGCAGGATCCGGCGTCCTATCACTGCTCCCCACACGTCGGGCCCTCCCACCTCGATGGAAATCCAATCCATAGGCGGGGCGCATGATATCGATGCGTCCTGGAAGACGTACTCTGCGGTCGGGGCTGCTTCTGCTAAGAGATTCGTATTGACGATGATGAGACGGCATCCCACCGGTTCTCGACCATTGGCTTTGCGCCAGTCTTCAAGTTGTTCCATCCAGCGGAGAGCGATGCCGTTTGCGTTGGAGACCCGTAGCTGCAGGGTTGCACGGCGGGCTCCTTCCCCCTCACGGTATTGTCCCAAGTCGAAGTTGAAGGCCTGCCAGATGTGTGAGCCGGGGCCTGATATGATTCCCCGCACTTCCCCTTCGAACAGCTCTCCCGCGATAAGCCGGTAGGTGGCCGCTGGTTGGGCGTCAATCTGCACCGCGTCGGGCTTGGTGAAGCTGGCCACGGTCTCCCACGTTGTGCCAGCTTGTCGTTGTAGTTCGATGGTGCCAGCGTCGATACCCGCATCGAGTGATACGGTCACCGCGCCGTACTCCCTCAATGTGTAGGCGATCGTGTCGGCAGGGGCGGAGAGGGTGCCTGTGGTGGCATCGATGTTCGGCCACGCCCACGAACGTGGATCACGTGCCAGCCGGATCGTTGTTCCATCCGGCAAAGCCAGTTCCGCCAGAACGATGTACGGATGCTCGCTGTGCGTGCGGTTCCGTTCGATGATTTCAGAGAGGCTGGGCATGGTCTAAGCCTCTCTGACGATTTGTAGCTGTAGGTCTACGGCATACGTGCCGGGCTGTGAGCCCGACTGAGACCAGCGGGGAGAGTTCGGCTTGAGGCGTACGACATACGCCTTGGCTGTCGTGGGGTGCAGCCACAGAAAGCGCACAGCACGGTGCGACGCGCAGAAGGAGCGCAGGCTCTCGAATTGTGCAATACGGAGGCGAGGCCATTTAAGCGTCATCACCCCTTCACGAGGCGTACTGAATACGGGGCGCGCAGCGTCATCGCCGGATTCGAACTCTGATTCAATGTACGGGTCGTTTACACATCGATCGATGCTTGTCGGGGCCGCGATGGTCGGAAAGGTATCCATGGCTACCCCCCTGTGGCCACCGCATCGCGGAAGCCCATATAGTTGTTCCGGAGACTGTCGATCACGATGGTCATTACTTCGCGTCTTCGAGTGTCGTTGAAGTCGATGTGGGTGGACGTAATCTGCATGGGCGTGCCGCTTTCGTTGACAATGCGCACCTCCATGTCACGGGGACCAGAGGCCTCCACAGGAGCTAGGCGCTTCATCTGTTCAGGGGTGAAGACCCCTTCGCCTCGTTTGAGGATTGCGGGGATCTCGTCGCTGGCGATACCACCACCATGATAACGCGGAGCATGGGTGTAGAGTCCAGAAGGCACGGCACGGGCAAAGGTGGCTTCCGCTCCGGCAATACCCCCGGTGTGGTTGCCGAATCCGAGGATCTTGCCGAAGTCAAAGCCGCCGAATGCGGATGCCAGAGGGCCGGTGATGCTCTGGCGGATCTGGGCTCGTGCCAGATCTGCGATTACCGAGTCGACGAAGCTGGAGAAGTCCATCTTGCCCTTGGTGACGAAGTTGACCAGGGCGTCCTCCATGGATCTGAATGCTCCGGAGACCGCAGCCTCCATGCTCTTGGCCACATTCTTGGCCTCATCCGCATAGTCTCGAAGGCCGCGCTTGATGCCGTCGGATCCAGCGCGTGATAGGCGTAAACGCTGCTCTTCGTACCACGCATCAAGCAGCTCTTTGTCCTGAACATGCTTGGAGTATGTCGCGAATTCCTGTTGCAGGACTCGTTGCTGCAGATCCGTGCGCCCTTTGAGTGTAGAGGCCGCTTTGCCGAGGAATTGAACATTGATTTCTTCAATGCGCTGTTGGCTTTTGAGCTCAAGCAATTCTCTGGCCTTCGCTTCTTCCTCCATGCGCTGCTGCGGGCTGGCCGCTCGCCACTCGTCGCTCTGCTTCCATTTCTCGATTGAGGAGAGCCCCCTTAGCCGCTCCATTTCAACGGCATCCAGTCTGTTTCCGCCAATCGATTGCCGGTACACGGAGAGCTCTGCGGAGCGTTCGCGCGCTTGCTCCCCCCATCGTGTGATGGCTCCGTGGTATTGCTGCGGCGTCATGCCCAGCGAGAACGCCTTTTCAGCCTCTTGGCGCCATACCCGCATCTCCGGCGTCACGCTGCCAATGGTGCGTTGTAGTTTGGCGAAGCGCTGCTCAAATTGCTCTTGGGCTAAAGCAACGTCATCGCCGGATAGGCGGAGTACCTCTTCGTGCACCTCGCGCATGGCGTCTGACACTTTGTTTTGCTCCGAAGCATTGCTCCGCGTGATGCTTTTCAGCTTTTCGTTTCGCTCGGCTTCGACAGCCGCGATCTGCTGATTGTAAAGCGTGGCGTTGGCCAGATCTGCATCGCGTGCAGCGGAGAGTTTGCGGATGGCCTCTTCTGCTTCGTTATTGATCTTCTTTATCTTTTCAGCTTCAGACTCTTTCATGAACGCAGAATAGGCAGACCGGGCCGCACCAGTGATGCGCTCTATGCGGACACTATCTGACGTCTGGTCGGCGAAGGCGCCATCGCGTTGGCGCTGGCCAGCGTTTTTGCGCCACAGGTATTCATCTATCTGCGCTTGTGAGTAGCCATACTGCCCTTCGCCGATCAGCTCTTTGCCCTTGATGCCCAAGGCCTGCATTTCAGCGATGATGGAGCGGCGCTGGGCATTCGCTTCCATCGCGTCAGTAGCGTTCTTTAGGGCGCTTGATACGGCTTCGATGCCGCGCACTACGGCATCGGTATCCATGACACTGGCCTTGAAGCGTTCCCATTCCGTGGATAGGCGGTTGACTGCGGCCACGCTTTCAGACGCTGCGCCGGCGTATTCCGAGCGCAGGA
This window encodes:
- a CDS encoding phage tail tape measure C-terminal domain-containing protein, giving the protein MRIPGVSVVISGDYSQLKQDLNAAKVIVRQEAAGIADAMNSAISPKQAESALAGLTDNLSKVGRRASAVGTDFSKLGAELGALTKITGLSEVGLRQLQQRVLEQKAINEAERAFSSLGKAAGMSTMELASFRIKSGDVTGGARMLGSAAMSAVPYVAAIGLAAGAAAKACFDAAMQADRLNRAYTTVTGSSAGAREQLQFIYEVSNRLGLQFQTTAAAAKSFFAASKGTSMEADARGIFEAVSQAGAALALSQDDMNGVFIALSQMMSKGKVQAEELRGQLGERLPGAFNLAARAMGVTTAELDKMLEQGQVLADDLLPKLANVLRSEYAGAASESVAAVNRLSTEWERFKASVMDTDAVVRGIEAVSSALKNATDAMEANAQRRSIIAEMQALGIKGKELIGEGQYGYSQAQIDEYLWRKNAGQRQRDGAFADQTSDSVRIERITGAARSAYSAFMKESEAEKIKKINNEAEEAIRKLSAARDADLANATLYNQQIAAVEAERNEKLKSITRSNASEQNKVSDAMREVHEEVLRLSGDDVALAQEQFEQRFAKLQRTIGSVTPEMRVWRQEAEKAFSLGMTPQQYHGAITRWGEQARERSAELSVYRQSIGGNRLDAVEMERLRGLSSIEKWKQSDEWRAASPQQRMEEEAKARELLELKSQQRIEEINVQFLGKAASTLKGRTDLQQRVLQQEFATYSKHVQDKELLDAWYEEQRLRLSRAGSDGIKRGLRDYADEAKNVAKSMEAAVSGAFRSMEDALVNFVTKGKMDFSSFVDSVIADLARAQIRQSITGPLASAFGGFDFGKILGFGNHTGGIAGAEATFARAVPSGLYTHAPRYHGGGIASDEIPAILKRGEGVFTPEQMKRLAPVEASGPRDMEVRIVNESGTPMQITSTHIDFNDTRRREVMTIVIDSLRNNYMGFRDAVATGG